The following are encoded together in the Bradymonas sediminis genome:
- a CDS encoding S41 family peptidase, which produces MKGYYRQPSISKDRVVFVSEDDLWEMKISPSADADGVLHGFPRRLTRGRGAASYPAHSPDGKQIAYVGTDRGATDIYVMDSRGGPARQLTFNGAMNTVVGWTPDGSHIVFRSNSRAPFRRSISLFKVPVGGGEATRIPVGLAHSITFNGSGRVIARHADDLARWKRYRGGTAGVLWIDADGSGNWERLRPQFVSGKDSAGLVRPMWIGERVYFLSDEEGYANLYSCLTDGSDLTRHTEHIGFYARFAATDGESIVYTVGGDLWHFDVASGKTSRIECDYASPRDGLRRKYVDAEDYLDSFALHPRGHRLAVTTRGKLFDFGNWEGATRQLGEEQGVRYRLATYLNPTSDAAKNAAKKGSDRIVVCSDAGGEERLEIHRVDGARAPVKIDTGDFKIGRPIELKVSPTADEVVLTNHRHELVHLDLGTGKARVLDRSKYAEIKGFDWSADGRWVAYAVANNFATAQVRIYDLHSDAVHPVTSGDYLDIQPVFDPKGRYLYFLSYRKFNPVYDEIFFELSFPRAMKPCVVTLRDDVPSLFMETPRPLDEDPDDDDDDQHDEEEDSEESPEEQNVSADENAAESADGSSEQAEQEDDAEDDAKSIEIDFEGIEHRVEIFPGREGNYDDLAATESRIFWTVSPIEGSLGGGLDAGHGHPSTSTLRYYSLNKHRTKTFARGVSGVEFSADLKTIALWTDDGLQVVSAGGEGPIHSESDDATPSRSSGFIDLGRLSVPVEPRAEWEQMLHETWRLMREHFWRADMNGVDWDEVWQRYSALLDRVGTRGEFSDLVWTMQGELGTSHAYEIGGDYEPVPYHQPGFLGADLVWDPDFEYTLADEGDADAQPTQKGGYRIQKIVAGETWDPRERSPLARPGIDVAEDDVVIAINGQRVDASVSVEQRLLNHAGKEVEIVVIRKDGECNEDGSDVSDALSRYTIKTLPSESAARYREWVYKNRKRVHEASEGKLGYVHIPDMGPEGFAEFHRAYVSENTRKGLVVDVRYNGGGHVSQLLLEKLARRPIGYDIQRWGTPVSYPQEAVCGPLVALTNEHAGSDGDIFSHSFKLMGLGPLLGKRTWGGVVGIWPRHALVDGSITTQPEFSFWFEDVGFSVENWGTDPDIEVENPPGVEDRGEDPQLDAAIAKALELLKEQNTDLPEFAPYPNMAPPGKLD; this is translated from the coding sequence ATGAAGGGATATTATCGCCAGCCGAGCATCTCTAAAGATCGTGTTGTTTTTGTCAGCGAGGATGACCTCTGGGAGATGAAGATCTCGCCGAGCGCCGACGCTGACGGCGTTCTTCATGGATTCCCACGCCGCTTGACGCGTGGGCGCGGCGCGGCGTCTTATCCGGCGCATTCGCCCGACGGAAAACAGATCGCTTATGTGGGCACCGACCGCGGCGCGACCGATATCTATGTCATGGATTCGCGCGGCGGCCCCGCGCGCCAATTGACCTTTAACGGCGCGATGAACACCGTGGTGGGCTGGACGCCCGACGGCTCACATATCGTGTTTCGCTCCAACTCGCGCGCGCCCTTTCGGCGAAGCATTTCGCTATTTAAAGTCCCGGTGGGCGGCGGCGAGGCGACACGAATTCCGGTGGGCCTGGCCCACTCGATCACCTTCAACGGCAGCGGTCGGGTCATCGCGCGCCACGCCGACGACCTCGCCCGGTGGAAACGCTATCGCGGCGGCACCGCCGGTGTGTTGTGGATCGACGCCGACGGCTCCGGCAATTGGGAGCGCCTGCGCCCGCAATTTGTGTCGGGCAAAGATTCGGCCGGCCTGGTGCGCCCGATGTGGATCGGCGAGCGCGTCTATTTCCTGTCGGACGAAGAGGGCTACGCCAACCTCTATTCCTGCCTGACCGACGGCTCCGACCTGACGCGCCACACCGAGCATATCGGCTTCTACGCCCGCTTCGCCGCCACCGACGGCGAGTCGATCGTCTACACGGTCGGCGGCGACCTTTGGCATTTCGACGTCGCCAGCGGTAAGACCTCGCGCATCGAATGCGACTACGCCTCGCCGCGCGATGGCCTGCGCCGAAAATACGTGGACGCCGAGGATTATCTCGACTCCTTCGCCCTTCACCCGCGCGGCCATCGCCTCGCGGTGACCACCCGCGGCAAGCTCTTTGACTTCGGCAATTGGGAGGGCGCGACCCGCCAACTCGGCGAGGAACAGGGCGTGCGCTACCGCCTGGCGACCTACCTGAACCCAACCTCGGATGCCGCAAAAAACGCCGCTAAAAAAGGCAGCGACCGCATCGTCGTTTGCTCGGACGCCGGCGGCGAGGAGCGCCTGGAGATCCACCGCGTCGACGGCGCCCGCGCGCCGGTCAAGATCGACACCGGTGATTTCAAAATTGGCCGCCCGATCGAGCTCAAAGTCTCGCCCACGGCGGACGAAGTCGTCCTCACGAACCACCGCCACGAACTGGTGCACCTGGACCTGGGCACCGGCAAGGCGCGAGTGTTGGATCGCAGCAAATACGCCGAAATCAAGGGCTTCGACTGGTCGGCAGATGGCCGCTGGGTCGCCTACGCGGTCGCCAATAATTTCGCCACCGCGCAGGTGCGCATCTATGACCTCCACAGCGACGCCGTCCACCCCGTGACCAGCGGCGATTACCTGGATATCCAGCCGGTTTTCGACCCCAAGGGGCGCTATCTCTATTTCCTGTCCTACCGGAAATTCAACCCGGTTTACGACGAGATCTTCTTCGAATTAAGCTTCCCCCGCGCGATGAAACCCTGCGTGGTGACCCTTCGAGACGACGTCCCCTCGCTCTTTATGGAGACGCCGCGCCCGTTGGACGAAGACCCGGATGACGATGACGACGATCAGCACGACGAAGAAGAAGACTCCGAAGAGTCCCCCGAGGAGCAAAACGTCTCCGCGGATGAGAATGCGGCCGAGAGCGCGGACGGGTCCTCGGAGCAAGCCGAACAAGAGGACGACGCCGAAGATGACGCGAAGTCCATCGAGATCGACTTCGAGGGTATCGAGCATCGCGTCGAGATCTTCCCGGGGCGCGAGGGAAATTACGACGACCTCGCCGCGACCGAGTCGCGGATCTTCTGGACCGTCTCGCCCATCGAGGGGAGCCTGGGCGGCGGCTTGGACGCGGGTCATGGGCACCCAAGCACGAGCACGCTGCGGTATTATTCGCTCAATAAGCACCGCACCAAGACCTTCGCGCGCGGCGTCTCCGGCGTCGAATTCTCGGCCGACCTCAAGACGATCGCCCTGTGGACCGACGACGGCCTTCAGGTCGTGAGCGCTGGCGGCGAAGGCCCGATTCACAGCGAGTCCGACGACGCCACGCCCTCGCGAAGCAGCGGGTTTATCGACCTCGGGCGCCTGTCGGTGCCAGTCGAGCCGCGGGCCGAGTGGGAGCAGATGCTCCACGAAACCTGGCGCTTGATGCGCGAGCATTTCTGGCGCGCCGACATGAACGGCGTCGACTGGGACGAGGTCTGGCAGCGCTATTCGGCGCTCTTGGACCGCGTCGGCACCCGCGGTGAGTTCAGCGACCTGGTCTGGACGATGCAGGGCGAATTGGGCACCAGTCACGCCTATGAGATCGGCGGCGACTACGAGCCCGTACCCTATCATCAGCCGGGCTTTTTGGGCGCCGACCTCGTCTGGGACCCCGACTTCGAATACACGCTGGCCGACGAAGGCGACGCCGATGCACAGCCGACCCAAAAAGGCGGCTATCGCATCCAAAAAATCGTCGCCGGTGAGACATGGGACCCGCGCGAGCGCTCGCCTCTGGCGCGCCCGGGCATCGACGTGGCCGAAGATGACGTGGTCATCGCCATCAACGGCCAGCGCGTCGACGCGAGCGTCAGCGTCGAGCAGCGCCTGCTCAACCACGCCGGCAAAGAGGTCGAGATCGTGGTCATCCGCAAAGACGGCGAGTGTAACGAAGACGGCAGCGACGTCTCGGACGCCCTGAGCCGCTACACCATCAAGACGCTCCCGAGTGAGTCCGCGGCCCGCTATCGTGAGTGGGTCTATAAGAATCGAAAGCGCGTCCACGAAGCCTCCGAAGGAAAACTTGGCTATGTCCATATCCCGGATATGGGCCCCGAGGGTTTCGCCGAGTTCCACCGCGCCTATGTCTCGGAAAATACCCGCAAGGGCCTGGTCGTGGACGTGCGCTATAACGGCGGCGGCCACGTCAGCCAATTGCTGCTCGAAAAACTCGCCCGGCGCCCGATCGGCTACGATATTCAGCGCTGGGGCACGCCGGTGAGCTACCCCCAGGAGGCGGTCTGCGGGCCGCTGGTCGCCCTGACCAACGAACACGCCGGCAGCGACGGCGACATCTTCAGCCACTCATTTAAGCTGATGGGGCTCGGGCCGCTGCTCGGCAAGCGCACCTGGGGCGGGGTCGTCGGCATCTGGCCGCGCCACGCGCTGGTGGACGGCTCGATCACCACGCAGCCGGAGTTTTCCTTCTGGTTTGAAGACGTCGGATTTAGCGTCGAAAACTGGGGCACCGACCCCGATATCGAGGTCGAAAACCCACCGGGCGTCGAAGATCGCGGCGAGGACCCGCAGCTTGACGCGGCGATCGCGAAGGCGTTGGAATTATTGAAGGAACAAAATACCGACCTGCCCGAGTTTGCTCCATACCCGAATATGGCGCCTCCCGGGAAACTCGACTGA
- a CDS encoding M50 family metallopeptidase: protein MFGNSSKSWKLFSVFGHQIYVTPFFLLLIALFSFSGLEAGGGAQAFQRVLIWAPVLTIGILIHEFGHAFALQGFGYGASRIELQGFGGVTMNRRGGVRPPGKSILISLAGPVASALLGLASFVVLVVAGDAISAQSFWGELLWTMMAVNFFWAVFNMLPINPMDGGHIVLHALRWGLKDSRKAVRYSAISSLVVLGLSIAGAMALGYGGIGLLWIIMLGAMFGMQNWQMYQATK, encoded by the coding sequence ATGTTTGGAAATTCGAGCAAGAGCTGGAAGCTATTTTCGGTCTTCGGCCATCAGATCTATGTCACGCCCTTCTTTTTGCTGCTGATCGCGCTCTTCTCGTTCAGCGGGCTCGAAGCAGGCGGGGGCGCGCAGGCGTTTCAGCGGGTGTTGATCTGGGCGCCGGTGCTCACGATTGGCATTCTCATTCATGAATTCGGCCACGCGTTCGCGCTGCAGGGGTTTGGCTACGGGGCCAGCCGCATCGAGCTGCAGGGATTTGGCGGGGTGACGATGAACCGGCGCGGGGGCGTGCGCCCGCCGGGTAAGTCGATCCTCATTAGCCTGGCCGGACCGGTGGCGAGCGCCCTGCTGGGGCTGGCCTCGTTTGTGGTCCTGGTGGTCGCCGGCGACGCCATCAGCGCGCAGAGTTTTTGGGGCGAATTGCTGTGGACGATGATGGCGGTGAACTTCTTCTGGGCGGTCTTTAATATGCTGCCGATCAACCCGATGGACGGCGGCCATATCGTGCTCCACGCGCTGCGCTGGGGCCTGAAGGACTCGCGCAAGGCCGTGCGTTACTCGGCCATCAGCTCGCTGGTCGTGTTGGGCCTGTCGATCGCCGGGGCGATGGCCCTGGGCTATGGCGGCATCGGCCTGCTCTGGATCATCATGCTCGGCGCCATGTTCGGCATGCAGAATTGGCAGATGTATCAGGCGACCAAATAA
- the dusA gene encoding tRNA dihydrouridine(20/20a) synthase DusA, translating to MNPLSIAPMMRRTDRHYRYFLRLLTRHTLLYTEMRHTREVLGAPSMEDRALAFSPEENPLALQVGGDDPAQMAECARIAERGGYAEINLNIGCPSERVQSGNFGCCLMGQPEVVASCVRAMREVVDIPVTVKHRIGFDEQDRYEDMVRFVETVREAGCERFTVHARKAWLKGLSPKENRTIPPLRYEDVYRLKEEFPELFIEINGGIRTLDEAQEHLKYVDAVMIGRAAYETPYIFAEADALIYGDAREVPSRVEVVEQMLPYIEKHMSAGDQLSQIAGHMLSLFAFEPGARRWRRHLSENMHRAGAGPQVVLDALALVR from the coding sequence ATGAATCCACTCAGTATCGCGCCGATGATGCGGCGCACCGACCGCCACTATCGCTATTTCTTGCGATTGCTAACCCGTCACACGCTTCTCTATACCGAGATGCGCCACACCCGTGAGGTGCTCGGGGCGCCGTCGATGGAGGACCGCGCTCTGGCGTTTTCGCCCGAGGAGAACCCGCTGGCGCTGCAGGTCGGCGGCGATGACCCGGCGCAGATGGCCGAGTGCGCGCGCATCGCCGAACGCGGCGGCTACGCCGAGATTAACCTCAATATTGGATGCCCGAGCGAGCGGGTGCAGTCGGGGAATTTCGGCTGCTGCCTGATGGGCCAGCCCGAGGTGGTGGCGAGCTGCGTGCGGGCGATGCGCGAGGTCGTGGATATCCCGGTGACGGTGAAGCATCGCATCGGTTTTGACGAGCAGGACCGCTACGAAGATATGGTGCGCTTCGTCGAGACGGTGCGCGAGGCGGGGTGTGAGCGCTTTACGGTGCACGCGCGCAAAGCCTGGCTTAAGGGCTTGAGCCCCAAGGAGAATCGCACGATTCCGCCGCTCCGCTATGAGGATGTCTACCGGCTCAAAGAGGAGTTCCCGGAGCTCTTTATCGAGATAAACGGCGGCATCCGCACGCTCGACGAGGCCCAGGAGCACCTGAAATATGTCGACGCGGTGATGATCGGGCGCGCGGCCTATGAGACCCCGTATATCTTCGCCGAGGCGGACGCGCTGATCTATGGCGACGCGCGCGAGGTGCCCTCACGGGTCGAGGTGGTCGAGCAGATGCTCCCCTATATCGAGAAGCATATGAGCGCCGGCGACCAGCTCTCGCAGATCGCCGGGCATATGCTGAGCCTGTTCGCGTTTGAGCCGGGCGCGCGCCGCTGGCGGCGCCACCTGAGCGAGAATATGCACCGCGCGGGCGCCGGGCCCCAGGTCGTGTTAGACGCGCTGGCGCTGGTTCGCTGA
- a CDS encoding FHA domain-containing protein, with the protein MTSSKNNSTGEIESANSADEARAEGPRKPKAGVKSLPKVPKLPVGASLGGGKANPRSTLSGIGAALKELRANDGAPQEKRNISLPIPRPLPLKSGGGDAPEESRDAVEPVEIAAAEVEALDVVELEAVEIEPVEIAASEIEAVEGEALEIVSLEEVSDEVSDSPQTDRMSADEVSWEADPATIPIDPDILEGDFEGEATMVSESPLLDARVDALEHAAKPLRTRTTSLLTPTESGSPAPLVEIPPADIGVVEPVAASPAPTSVEVADDDFEGEKTEVFDSPFEHEVLSARLSVLSGPCAGQEFLLNRERNTLGRGQNNSIVLSDLAMSRQHFEVRQNAEHGYLLLDLQSANGTRLNHTPIVEAELRHGDRVEAGKSEFQFVLPGDRAPARSQQRHIIIKRAAHQPRRSQLVQGVEVQAHPPSDADRLDVALTWVIRGAGVLIALLIITMVVLTLTSPERAPVIAEVAPAPSELSPEAQRVQSLYLEGVEKVKDRDWPEASRLFKQVAAIDADFAGVGAQLERVKSEQQVSEQLDTARALLAEQKYPEVIEIASAITNRSVYVEDAHRLLREAKQHRIAGLLQQAQQALSDEAFDQARAHLAVVLEEVPNHQGALELQALLQGDADKIAEKVEEIEQEQARETARRPVAKPANSQPKIDWFGEKKTESNDLFAAGDTKAAVQINFTRGFSLYRSGKLSQASSYFRDAASGSAGALARRATQTADNIDAFAKVHGRAKAALGANDWATAVEQLNRAHQADRKVASKAYFKSSLNADLATAYANIGLAAVARADFKTAGQNYKKGYKLQSRNAALSSLSRELSRRSNTLYIQAAGKRKKDPAGALKLCQEIVSMLAPHHELYGKAKAMMAELK; encoded by the coding sequence ATGACTTCATCAAAAAATAACTCTACCGGCGAGATAGAATCGGCCAATTCTGCGGACGAGGCGCGCGCCGAGGGTCCGCGTAAGCCGAAGGCTGGCGTCAAAAGCCTGCCGAAGGTCCCCAAGCTCCCTGTCGGAGCGAGCCTGGGCGGTGGGAAGGCCAACCCCAGGTCGACGCTGTCGGGCATCGGCGCTGCCCTAAAAGAGTTGCGCGCAAACGATGGCGCGCCCCAGGAAAAGCGTAACATTTCATTGCCGATTCCTCGCCCGCTTCCGCTCAAAAGCGGTGGGGGCGACGCTCCCGAGGAGAGCCGCGACGCGGTTGAGCCGGTTGAGATTGCCGCGGCCGAAGTCGAAGCCCTCGACGTGGTGGAGCTTGAAGCCGTTGAGATCGAGCCGGTCGAGATCGCCGCGAGCGAAATTGAAGCGGTTGAGGGCGAGGCGCTCGAGATTGTGTCGTTGGAGGAGGTCTCTGACGAAGTCTCTGACTCTCCCCAAACTGACCGCATGAGCGCCGATGAGGTGTCGTGGGAGGCGGACCCGGCGACGATCCCGATCGACCCGGATATTTTGGAAGGAGATTTTGAGGGCGAGGCGACGATGGTCAGCGAGTCGCCGCTCTTGGACGCGCGCGTTGACGCATTGGAGCACGCCGCAAAGCCGCTTCGTACGCGCACGACTTCGCTTCTGACGCCCACCGAGAGCGGTTCGCCCGCCCCGCTGGTGGAGATTCCCCCCGCAGATATTGGCGTTGTCGAGCCGGTGGCGGCCAGCCCGGCGCCGACGAGCGTCGAGGTCGCCGACGACGACTTCGAGGGTGAAAAAACCGAGGTCTTTGACAGCCCCTTTGAGCACGAAGTGCTGTCGGCCCGGCTGAGCGTCCTGAGCGGTCCATGCGCGGGGCAGGAGTTTTTGCTCAACCGCGAACGCAACACCCTGGGGCGCGGGCAGAATAACTCCATCGTGCTCTCCGACCTGGCGATGAGCCGACAGCATTTCGAGGTTCGCCAGAACGCCGAGCACGGCTATCTGCTGCTGGACCTGCAGTCGGCCAACGGGACCCGGCTGAATCACACACCGATTGTCGAGGCGGAGCTTCGCCACGGGGATCGCGTCGAGGCGGGGAAGAGTGAATTCCAATTCGTGCTCCCCGGTGACCGCGCGCCCGCGCGCTCCCAGCAGCGCCATATTATTATCAAACGCGCGGCGCATCAGCCGCGGCGCTCGCAACTGGTCCAGGGCGTCGAGGTGCAGGCGCATCCGCCGTCGGACGCCGACCGGCTCGACGTCGCGCTGACCTGGGTGATCCGCGGGGCGGGCGTCCTGATCGCCCTGCTGATTATTACGATGGTGGTGCTCACGCTGACTTCGCCCGAGCGCGCGCCGGTGATTGCCGAGGTCGCCCCGGCGCCCAGCGAATTAAGCCCCGAAGCGCAGCGCGTTCAGTCGCTTTATCTGGAGGGTGTTGAGAAGGTTAAAGACCGTGATTGGCCCGAGGCGAGTCGTCTTTTTAAGCAGGTCGCGGCGATTGACGCGGACTTCGCCGGGGTCGGGGCGCAGCTTGAGCGAGTGAAGAGTGAGCAGCAGGTGTCCGAGCAGCTCGACACCGCGCGCGCGCTGCTCGCGGAGCAGAAATACCCCGAAGTCATCGAAATCGCGTCGGCGATCACCAACCGCAGCGTCTATGTCGAGGACGCGCATCGTCTGCTGCGCGAGGCCAAGCAACACCGGATCGCCGGGCTGCTTCAGCAGGCGCAACAGGCTCTGAGCGACGAGGCGTTTGACCAGGCCCGCGCCCACCTCGCCGTGGTGCTCGAAGAGGTCCCCAATCATCAGGGCGCCCTGGAATTGCAGGCGCTTTTGCAAGGCGATGCCGACAAGATCGCCGAGAAGGTCGAAGAGATTGAGCAGGAGCAGGCCCGTGAGACCGCCCGCCGACCCGTCGCAAAGCCTGCGAATTCGCAGCCGAAGATCGATTGGTTTGGCGAGAAAAAGACCGAGTCCAATGACCTCTTCGCCGCGGGCGACACCAAGGCGGCGGTGCAGATCAACTTCACCCGTGGGTTTTCGCTGTATCGCTCCGGCAAGTTGAGCCAGGCGTCGAGCTATTTCCGAGACGCCGCCAGCGGTAGCGCCGGCGCGCTCGCCCGCCGCGCGACCCAGACCGCCGACAATATCGACGCCTTCGCCAAGGTTCATGGGCGCGCGAAAGCTGCGTTGGGCGCCAATGACTGGGCGACGGCTGTCGAGCAGCTTAATCGCGCCCATCAGGCCGACCGAAAGGTCGCCTCCAAGGCCTATTTTAAGTCCTCACTCAACGCCGACCTCGCCACCGCCTACGCCAATATCGGCCTTGCTGCCGTGGCGCGCGCCGATTTCAAAACGGCCGGGCAGAATTATAAGAAGGGCTATAAATTGCAGTCGCGCAACGCGGCGCTGAGCTCCCTGAGCCGCGAGCTCTCCCGAAGATCGAATACGCTATATATTCAGGCCGCCGGGAAACGAAAAAAGGACCCCGCTGGGGCCCTTAAACTCTGCCAAGAGATCGTCTCGATGCTCGCCCCTCATCACGAGTTATACGGCAAGGCGAAGGCGATGATGGCAGAGTTGAAATAA
- the pckA gene encoding phosphoenolpyruvate carboxykinase (ATP), producing the protein MSALLLNDSYGITVENLLRNATPARLYEEALKHEKGTAISEQGALMAFSGEKTGRTPKDKRVVRNPESQDDIWWGDINIPLEPEVWQINRQRAVDFLNTQERLYVFDGYAGWDDNYSIKVRIICARAYHALFMHNMLRRPTAEELETFGEPDFTILNAGQFPANPHTAAMTSDASVDLNFEAGEMVILGTQYAGEMKKGIFTLMHYLMPKQDVLSMHCSCNEGGDNTDVSLFFGLSGTGKTTLSSDPNRKLIGDDEHCWTDDGVFNIEGGCYAKTIDLSAKAEPLIYETIGFGSVLENVVYDPETRAIDFSDDSITKNTRTAYPITKVRNAKIPCVTGHPDNIILLTCDAFGVLPPVSQLTPAQAMYHFISGYTAKVAGTEVGVTEPEATFSACFGAAFLVWPPTKYAEMLADKMRKHNAKAWLVNTGWTGGAYGTGERISLKHTRAIIDAIHSGELAGVETQNDPYFGVAVPTTCPNVPTEVLTPQMTWANQDDFEKTAQKLVGLFQSNFAKYADQASDEIVNSGPVLK; encoded by the coding sequence ATGAGCGCTCTTCTCTTGAATGATAGCTATGGCATCACCGTCGAGAATCTTCTCCGAAACGCCACTCCTGCCCGGCTTTATGAAGAAGCCCTGAAGCACGAAAAGGGCACGGCAATCTCCGAACAAGGCGCTCTGATGGCCTTCTCGGGCGAGAAAACCGGCCGCACCCCCAAAGACAAACGTGTTGTGCGCAACCCCGAGAGCCAGGACGATATCTGGTGGGGCGACATCAATATTCCGCTGGAACCCGAGGTCTGGCAGATCAACCGCCAGCGCGCCGTCGACTTCCTAAATACCCAGGAGCGCCTTTACGTTTTTGACGGGTATGCGGGCTGGGACGATAATTATTCGATTAAGGTGCGCATTATCTGCGCGCGCGCTTATCACGCGCTCTTCATGCATAATATGCTGCGCCGCCCGACCGCCGAGGAGCTTGAGACCTTTGGTGAGCCCGACTTCACCATTCTCAACGCCGGCCAATTCCCCGCCAACCCGCACACCGCCGCGATGACCTCCGACGCCAGCGTCGATCTGAACTTTGAGGCCGGCGAGATGGTGATCCTGGGCACCCAATACGCGGGTGAGATGAAGAAGGGCATCTTCACGCTGATGCATTATCTGATGCCCAAGCAGGACGTGCTCTCGATGCATTGCTCCTGCAACGAGGGCGGCGACAATACCGACGTGTCGCTCTTCTTCGGCCTCTCCGGCACCGGAAAGACCACGCTGTCCAGCGACCCGAACCGCAAGCTTATCGGCGACGACGAGCATTGCTGGACCGACGACGGCGTCTTCAATATCGAGGGCGGCTGCTACGCCAAGACCATCGACCTGTCGGCCAAGGCCGAGCCGTTGATCTACGAGACCATCGGATTTGGCTCGGTGCTCGAGAACGTCGTCTACGACCCGGAAACCCGCGCGATCGACTTCAGCGACGACTCGATCACCAAAAATACGCGCACCGCCTATCCGATCACCAAGGTGCGAAACGCCAAGATCCCGTGCGTCACCGGCCACCCGGATAATATCATCCTGCTGACCTGCGACGCCTTCGGCGTCCTGCCGCCGGTCTCGCAATTGACCCCGGCCCAGGCGATGTATCACTTCATCAGCGGTTATACGGCGAAGGTCGCCGGCACCGAGGTTGGCGTGACCGAGCCGGAAGCAACCTTCTCGGCCTGCTTCGGCGCGGCGTTCCTTGTCTGGCCGCCGACCAAATACGCCGAGATGCTCGCCGACAAAATGCGCAAACATAACGCCAAAGCCTGGCTGGTAAATACCGGCTGGACCGGCGGCGCTTACGGCACCGGAGAGCGCATCTCGCTCAAGCACACCCGCGCGATCATCGACGCGATTCATAGCGGCGAGTTGGCCGGCGTGGAGACCCAAAACGACCCCTATTTCGGCGTCGCGGTCCCCACAACCTGCCCGAACGTTCCCACCGAAGTCTTGACGCCCCAGATGACCTGGGCCAATCAGGACGACTTCGAGAAGACGGCTCAAAAGCTGGTCGGACTCTTCCAGTCGAACTTCGCTAAATACGCCGACCAGGCCAGCGACGAAATCGTCAACTCCGGTCCGGTCCTGAAATAA
- a CDS encoding response regulator transcription factor yields the protein MGTQKGPDNEIGDAISNNTSPYGPPKGRPRPLILLADDNYEIRKLLRAHFETMDCDLIEGENGAEALEQILVHQPNLVILDVMMPELNGWEVAKYVREHEDALPGVGIIILTAIGATNNEMTSPLFGADDYIDKPFDLDELDFKVRKVLSERAEMG from the coding sequence ATGGGAACCCAGAAGGGACCTGACAACGAAATCGGCGATGCGATTTCGAATAATACCTCGCCTTACGGCCCGCCCAAGGGACGACCGCGGCCGCTGATTTTATTGGCCGACGATAATTACGAGATCCGCAAGCTCTTGCGCGCTCATTTTGAGACGATGGACTGCGACCTTATCGAGGGCGAGAACGGCGCCGAGGCGCTCGAGCAAATCCTGGTGCACCAGCCGAACCTGGTGATCCTCGACGTGATGATGCCCGAGCTCAATGGCTGGGAAGTCGCCAAATACGTGCGCGAGCACGAAGACGCGCTCCCCGGCGTGGGTATTATTATCCTGACCGCCATCGGCGCCACCAATAACGAGATGACCTCGCCGTTGTTCGGGGCCGACGACTATATCGACAAGCCCTTTGACCTCGACGAGCTCGACTTCAAGGTGCGCAAAGTCCTGTCGGAGCGCGCCGAGATGGGCTGA